The genomic interval GCACGCAGGGCGGCGCCACGACGCTCGCGGGCATCGATGCGTTCAGCGACGTCGTCGTCGATGCGGCGGGTATTGCCAACCTCTCGGGTATCGTCGCCGCCGGCCGCAACGCGACAATCACCGCGCAGGACGTGACCCTCGCCGCGCTGAGCAACCTCGGCGGCGGCGTCATTCCGACGCTGAGTGCGGACGGCGATGTGGTGGTCAATTCGGCGGCGGGCATTGCGGGCGGCGGGGTTCGCGCGCTCGGCGACGCGGCGCTCACGGCAGGCACGGCGATCAACCTCACCGCGATCGAGGCCCAGAATGCCGCACTGACCGGCGCGACCGGCATCGACGTCGGGGCGGCCACCGTGCTCGGCGCGGCCAGCTTCGACAGCGGTAGCGGCGACATAAGGATCGGCAGCCTGCTCGCTTCGGGCCCAATCGACGCCAGCGCCGATGCGATCCGCATCGAAGGCGGCGGCGACCTGACCTTTGCGTCCCTCACCACCGACGTCGGCGACGCCTATGTCCGCGCGAGCGGTGACCTGTCGGTCGCGAGCGGCGACGTCGCCGGCACGGCCGACCTCGGCACGCAAGGCGAAAGCATGAGCGTCGGCACGCTCAATGCCGCCAATGCGATCCTGGTCAATTCGGGCGGGTCCCTGAACCTCGATAGCGTGACCGTCGCGGGCAACCTCGACGCGAGCGCGCTCGCCTCGCTCGGCATCACCGGCGTCATCACCGGCCAGTCGATCGCGCTCACCTCGGCGGACATCGCGATCGGATCGGCGGGCCGCGTCGGCACCGCGGGCGTCACGCAGCAATTGTCGGTCGCGAACAGCGACAGCGACAACCAGACCTTCGTCGGCGGCGCGCCGGGCGGCAGCGTCGCGGGCTATCATATCGACGCCGACGAACTGACCCGCCTTTATGGCAGCCAGATCGACATCTTCGCGCCCGCGGTGCAGGCGGTGGGCAGCAGCGCGGTCGGATCGGCCGCGCCGCCCGACATCGTCGTCGACGGCTTCACCATGACGGGTGGCGCGTCGGGGTCGAACCTCGGCGCCAACGGCGCGCTGACGATCCGCACGCCGGGCAAGATGCGCATCGTCGGCAATGTCGAACTGACGGGACTGACCGACGCCAACGCGCTCAATCTCGCTGCGGGCGACGCGCTGGAGGTGATTCTCGGTCAGGGCAGCGTTCGCCTGGTGAATGGCGCCGCCCCGGCGGGACAGCTCAACATGGTCTCCGACGACATCATCGTCGCCACCGCCGAAGCGATCGCCGACGTCGGCGCGGCGACCTCGACCGCCGCCATCAACACGCGGCTCGAGCAGAATGACGGTGTCGTGCTCGACGAAGGCGCGCTCTTCGCACGCGGAATCCGTGCCGAGGTCGTCGGCGGCTTCTATGTCCAGAACAGCGGGGCGGGCACCGATTTTGCCCAGCGCCGCGGGCTGATCTTCGGCGCCGGCGGGCTCGATGTCGTCACCGAAGGGCCGTCGCGCATCGTGGTCAACGGCGTGCAATTGGGCCCGAACGGTCAGGTCACCGGCCTCGACACGCTCCAGCTCCTGACCATCGCCGGCGCGGCGCCGGTCGCCGGCAGCTATGATCCGCGGTCGACCGTCAACGGCTGCCTCCTCTCCAGTCCGGCCGTCTGCGCCACCGTCGTCTTCGACATCGACAACAATTTCCCGGTGCAGGACGTCATCGACGAGATCGACGGCGACGAGGACAGCGCGGGCGAAGGCAACACGCTGCCGCAACCGCTGATCACGATGCGCGAGGTCGACCCGCTGACCGGCGCGCCGCTCCTCGACGATCCGGTGACCGGCGCGGGCAACGACGATCTGTGGACGCCGCCAGCGCAGTAGCCGCCGTTTCGGTTGACGGATCGCATCGGGGCGAGGCATGGGCGCGGTCATGACCGACGCCCCTGCCTCCCCGCTAAAGTTGTTCAACAGCCTGACGCGCAGCCTCGAGACCTTCGAGCCCGTCCACCCCGGCGTCCCTGGCGATCCGGCTCAGCCGCCGGAGGCGCGCGTCTATAGCTGCGGCCCGACGGTCTATAATTATCCGCATATCGGCAATATGCGCGCCTATGTCTTCGCCGACACGCTCGGCCGCACGCTGACGTACAAAGGCTACAAGCTCACCCACGTCATCAACATCACCGACGTCGGCCATCTAACCGACGACGCCGATGCGGGCGAGGACAAGCTGGAAAAGGCCGCGGCCGAGCGCGCGCAATCGATCTGGGACATCGCGCGCCATTATACCGAGGCCTATTGGGCCGACATCGAGGCGCTGAACATCCGCCAGCCCGCGCACTGGTCGATCGCAACCGACTATGTCCCGCAGATGATCGAATTCGCAAAGGCGATCGCCGACAAGCATTGCTACGAACTCGACGGCGGCCTCTATTTCGACACGACGACGGTCGCCGATTACGGTCGCCTCGCGCGCCACGGCACCGACGAAGGCGAAAGCCGTATCGACCCCGTCGACGGCAAGCGCCACCCCGCCGATTTCGCGATCTGGCGCAGGACCCCGCCGGGCGAGAAACGCCAGATGGAGTGGGATTCGCCCTGGGGCCGCGGCGCGCCCGGCTGGCATCTCGAATGCTCGGTGATGTCCGAAGCCCTGCTCGGCTTTCCGTTCGACATCCACACCGGCGGCATCGACCACCGCGAGATCCATCATCCGAACGAGATCGCGCAGAATCAGGCGCACAGCTGCAGCGACGCGAGCGGCGCGAGGCTGTGGATGCACAATAATTTCCTCGTCGATCGCTCGGGCAAGATGTCGAAGTCGAGCGGCGAGTTCCTGCGCGTGCAGCTCCTGATCGACAAGGGCTACCACCCCCTCGCCTATCGCCTGATGTGCCTGCAGGCTCATTATCGCAGCGAGCTCGAATTTTCGTGGGAAGGCCTCGGCGCCGCGCTGACGCGATTGAAGCGGCTGGTGATGGCGGCGGCACCGGTTCGCGATGCGGAGCCTGCCGAACCCGCCGACCGCCGCCTCGCCGAACTGCTCGCCAGGTTCGACACGGCGATGTCCGACGACCTCAACACGCCCGTCGCGCTGACCCTGCTCGAAGAAGCGGCGGCGATGAAAAAGATCGACGGGGGCCAGAAGCGCGCGACGCTCGCCGCGATGGACGCGGTGCTCGGCCTCGACCTGCTGACGATCGACCGCGCCGACTTGCGCGTCCGGCCCAAGGCGGCGACTATCGCCGAAGACGAAATCGAAGCGATCCTCGCGCGCCGCAAAGAAGCCCGCGCCGCCAAAGACTTCGCCGCGTCCGACGCGCTCCGCGACGAGCTCGGCGCAGCGGGAGTCGAGGTAATGGACGGCGATCCGCTCGGCTGGGAGTGGCGGCTCGACAACTAGCCTCTCGCCCGCCATGATCGGTTGCAGAATAGAACCGAAGAGAGGTCAAATGTCGAAAACCGTTACCGTCCTGTCGGGCCTGATCCGTCCGCTCGTCGAAAACCGCCTGCCCGGCTGGGTCGAACCGCGCTTCTTCGCGTCGAAAGAGGAGGCAATGGAGCTCGCGCCCCAAGCCGAGATCGGCTGGTTCGACATGTACGACAAGAAGGACATGGCCGCGGTCATCACCACCGCGACGCAGCTCAAATGGCTCAATTCGATCTACGCGGGGGTCGACGGCATGCCGCTCGACCTGCTCGCCGAGCGCGGCACGGTGGTGACGAACGGCGCGGGGATCAACGCGATCACCATCGCCGAATATGTCGTAATGGGCATGCTCACCATTGCGAAGGGCTATCGCGACGTCGTCCGCGCGCAGGAGCGCCGCGAATGGCTGCTCGATTCGCCCGGCAAGGTCGAGCTGTTCGGGTCGAAGGCGCTGCTCCTCGGCTATGGCGCGATCGGCAAGCTGATCGAGGAAAGGCTGAAGGCCTTCGCGGTCGATGTGACGGTCGTCCGCCGCTCGCCCGGAGCGAACACGCTGACCCCCGGCCAGTGGCGCGCGAAGCTCGGCGACTTCGACTGGGTGATCCTCGCGGTCCCCGCGACCCCCGAAACCGACGGCATGATCGGCGCGGCGGAACTGGCCGCGATGAAGCCGACCGCCACGCTGATCAACATCGCGCGCGGTAGCGTCGTCGATCAGGACGCGCTCGTCGCGGCGCTCGACGCGCAGCGGATCGCGTCGGCCTTTCTCGACGTGACGACGCCCGAGCCATTGCCCGCCGACGATCCGCTGTGGAGCCTCGACAACGCGCATATCACCATGCACCTGTCGGGCCGCGCGCAGGACAAGATGTTCGTCCGCTCGGCGCAGCGTTTCCTCGAAAACCTCGATCGCTGGAAAAAGGGCGAGCCCGTCGAACCGCGGGTCGATCTGACGCTGGGCTATTGAAGCCGTGATGTGGCTGCCCGCACTTTTTCTCATCGCCGGATCGGTGCCTGCTCCTGAATGTTCGGTGGACCGGGAGGCGATGCTCGCCTTGGACGAGCGCGCGTTCGATCAGGACATGAACGGCGGATGGCGCAGAGTGGCCGGGCGCTCCGGCTGCACGTCGGCAGCGGCAGATTTGATCGCCGCCTACCGGGAGGCTCACCCGGATCATACGACGATACTCTACTGGCACGAGGGGCAGTTGAGGGCCGATGAAGGACAAACCAAAGCGGCGATCGCGCTTTTTGAGCGATCGTATGACCGAGGGAATATCTGGAACATCGACTCCGGCTGGAACAGCTATGTCGATGCCACCATAGCCTTTCTGCGTCAGGATATGGACGGCCTGAAGGCCGCGAGACAAGCACTTGCCACACTACCGCCCCCGGCAGAGCAGCCCGGCGCAAGGCCCGAGGCGAAGGCGATCAAGACCCGGTCCTGGCCGCCCAATTTGGGCGTCGTGGATGGGTTGATCCGTTGCTTCAGCAAACCTTACCGCCTCGCTTATGGCGAGGCTTGCCGGTCAGGGAAGTCCCGGTGATCGCGCCGCGTCATCCCGGCCGTTCGGCCTTCAGCGCACGCACGAGCGGCTGCAGCTCCTCGTCATATCTGGCGAGCGTCGCGCGGACGCCGGCATTGTCATAGAAGCTGACGAGTTCGCGCCCGTTCCAGCGATGCAGCGCATAGGCCGGGTCTTCAGCGACGATCATCGGCCGTTCGTCGGGACGATCCGCGTCGATCGGGCGAAGGTCGAGCGACACCTGCGGCGCGGTCGACGAACAGATCGCGATCGTGCGCCCCTCCCACGCCACCGTCACGCTGCGGTGGAGATGCCCGCAGATCAGCCCGCGGACCTGCGGATGGCGGCGAACGACGCTGGAGAAGGTCTCCACCCACGGCTCGTCCGGATGAGTGTTCATCCATTCGATTCCGCTTTCGACCGGCGGATGGTGCATCACGATATAGGTCGGCTTGACCCTGTCCTTCGCCAGCTCGGCGTCGAGCCACGCCGCGCGCCGGTCGCAGAAGGCGCCGCCATGCCGGCCCTCTTCGAGCGTGTCGACCGTCACCAGCCGGAGTTCGGGAAGCTCGACCGTATATTGGACGAAGCCGTTGCCGTCGTCGAAGCCCGGAAAGTGCGCGTGAAAATTGTCGCGCAGGTCATGATTGCCAACGCTCGGCCACACCGGAAAGGGGCAGCGCGCGAAGATGTCGGCGAGCCGGCGATAGCTTTCCCCGTCGCCGCGGTCGGTGATGTCGCCCGTCGCCAGCAACAGATCGGGGCGGTTCGGCCCGTCGATCAGCATGCCCAGCACCCGGTCGAGGCGCTCGCGATTATATTCGGCCGGATTGCCCGGATCGAACCCGATATGAATATCCGTGATCTGTGCGATCAGCATATCGGCCCCCTGCCCCGGCCGGTTCCCCCCGACCGCCCAAAACCTATCCGCCCCGTCTTGCCCCATGCAAGGCGGGTGTGCGCCACGTCACTTCGTAAAGGCCCCGCCCCCCGGTTCCTGTGATCAGGCTCACACCATAGGTAGCACGCAGAGGTTTATTTGTGATTGCGGTCACATTTTTCTTGGCTCTGCGCTGCGGCATCCACGGTTTGCCGCCGTCCGAATGATATTCGTGACACATCGCGCATGGCGATTCGGTCGCGGTTTCGACCTTGACCAGCCGCGCGCCATTTTCGCCCACATGGCAGTCGCGGCACTGGCGGACGCCCGGCACGAGCAGGTCGGTCGACGCCTTCGACGCGGGCGCGGCGACGTGGCAATCGGCGCACGCGGTTTCCTTGTGCGCGTCATGGTCGAACCAGCCCTTTTGCAGATAGCGTGGCGTCTGGTCGACCGCCGCGACGCGCCAACCGTTCCCTGCTTGCGGCGCGAAGATCGTATGACAATCGTAACAGGCGCCGCCCTTCGAAAAGACCGCACGCACCGCATCTTCTGCGCGTGACGGCCGCACCGCGACCTCGTTGAAATAGATGTTGTAGACCTGCCCCTCGGCATAGGCGCCCGGCCGCCGCCGCTGCATCCCGCCGAGCTGGAGCGGCCGCGCCGGCGGCGCCGAGCGATAATAGGCGGTGAGGTCGGCCGCGACTTGATCGGGATCGCCATGCCGCAAGGTCCGCGTCACCCCGCCAACCGTCTCGAAAGCGAGGCTGTGGCACATCGCACAGTCGCGCTCCATCTCGACCGGCTTGACCCGCACCCCGTCGGCCTCGACGCGATGGCAATTTGCGCATTCGAGCTTCTTGCCGAAATCAAAGCGGCCGCGGAAACTCGCCGCCATGCGCGCGACCCCGCCGGTCGCCTGCAAGTGCATGTCGTGCGGGAATTTGAGGCCGTTGTAATCGACGACGCCCTTGGTCAGCGTCGTGCGCACCAGCTTGCCGCCGGTCGCGGGGCGGACGAGCGGGCGGAATTCGGGGTGGCTCGTCCCGAAATCACTGGCGTCGGCGAGCGTCGTCGGATGTCCCGCGGTCTTGAGCCGCGCCGACATGCCGTCGTGACAGTCGGCGCAGAATTTCTGCGGCGTCGCCGCCATCGGCCCCGCGCCCTCATGCTCGGTGTGGCAATCGACGCAGCGCCCCTGCGGCTTGTTGAAGGTCTTGGCGAAGCCCGCAAGGATGCGCTCGCCCACCCCCGGCGGGTGGCGCGCGGCGAGCAGCATCGCGGTCGGCGCATTGGCGTGCGCCGCGCTCATCGCCTTGTGCTCGCCGGTGTGGCACCCGACGCACGCCTTGTCGGTCACCGCGACGAAGGGCTCGACATGGCACGACTGGCAGTCGTTCTTCAGGCTCGCATGCGCGCTCGACAGCGGACCCGACAGCCACGCGCTGTCGGCATGATAGCCGTCGGGGCGCTCGTTCACATTTTTATAGCTGTACCAGGCCCAGATCGGCCCGATCAGGAAGGCGAGCAGCATCAACAGGCCGAACGCCCACGCCGCGATGCGCTTGCCGGGCATCGTCCCCGCGAGCGAAAAGGCCTTCGCCTCGTCGACGTCCTTCGACGATTGCGACAGCTCGTCGATCCGTTCGACGAGCAGGATGATCTTGTCGTCCTCGCGCGCGATCGTCAGCCGGTGCCCGCCGAAGCGCAGCTCGGCGCCCGCCGCGCTGTCGATGTCGGCCGCATCGACGCTGCGGCCGTTGAAATCGAACCCCAGCCCTTCGAGCGCCGCGACGCGCACATGGCGCCCGTCGCTGCTGCTGATCGTCGCATGGTGGGGGTTCACCGCCAGATCGGCGACATGGATGATGTTGCCGGCGTCGCGGCCGAGGGTGATCGTATCGCCCGGCAGCGCCTGGTCGCGGACGATCTGCTTGCCCGTCTTCGTCGTCGCGATGCGGCGGAGGATGAAGCTCATCGTCCGCGCCTCACCAGTAGAAGAAGACGCTGATGACATGCGCCGACAGCGCCGCGATCAGCGCGAAGGTCAGCGGCACATGCACATAGAGCCAGATTTCGAGCAGCGCCCGGATGCGAAGATGCTTGCGCAGCCGGGCCAGCGCCGCCTGCTTCTGGGACAGAAGCCCGATGACCTTTTCGCGCACCTCCGCCTCGCTGCTGCGCGACGCCGACAGGGCGCGATGGGCGGCCGCGGTCGCGCAATTGCGGTACCGCCCGCCGAGCCGCGCCCGGATACCGCCCGCGAACGGATCCTCGTCGAGCGCGGCGAGCACCGGCGCGGTGTCTTCGGGGGTCAACGGCTGCGCGGCGCTGTGCAACTGGCGGTCGAAGGCGCGGATCGCCTCGAGCATCTGCATCTGCGTCATCTCGTCGCGATTGTTCGAGAGCGCCTGCGGCAGCGTCGCATAGACGATGACGCCGTAGAGCCCCGACAGGATCACCAGCATCATCAGTGCCCAGGCGAGCGTGTGGACATTCCAGCCAAGCTGGAATCCCGTGTGCCAGGTGCCGATGACGATCAGGCTGAGCCCCAGATAGACATGCGCCGATGTCCACGCCTTCAGCGACCAGTGGCTGCTCGTCATCTTGCGCTTGCGATAGCCAAGCGCGGTGAGCCACAGGATCAGCAGCGCGCCGATCGTGCCGAGCGTATAGCCGTACCAGCTGCCGCCATTATGCCGCGGCGTGACGTCGATCAGCGCGTAGGAAGTGATGATCAGCAGGCACAGCCCGCCCGAAATCTTCGCCCAGCGAAAACCCGCATAGCGCAGGAAACCTTCGTGCCGCCGTTCACGGACCCGCTCGGTCTGCGTCGCCTTGTTACGGCGTCGCTCGAAAAGCGTCGCCATCAGTCCGCATCCTCCTCGAGCCGCGCGATCGACAGGAATTCCTCGGGCGACACGCGGATCGCGGCGCCGGTCGGGCACGCCCGGACGCAGGCGGGACCGCCCGATATGCCCTTGCACATGTCGCACTTGACCGCGATTTTCTTGGGCTTCTCGTCGCCCAATTGCTTCTTGGTCCATTTGGGCGACGGCTCGCCCGGCCCCGGGCCGAAACCGGTGAGCAGCCAGCGCAGCAGGCTGGGCTTCTCGGGCGGTGCGGCTTCCATGCGGATCACGCCATAGGGGCAGTTGCGCATGCAGTTGCCGCAGCCGATGCAGCCCGGCTCCATGAACACCTCGCCGTCGGGACCGCGGTGGATCACATTCGGCGGGCAGTCGGCCATGCAGTGCGGATGTTCGCAGTGGCGGCAGCTCGTCGGGACATGCAGGTGGGCGAAGGTCTTGCCCGCCTCGCGGTCGAGCCGCGACAGCCCCTCATGGCTGTCGGCGCACGCCTTTTCGCAATTGTCGCAGCCGACGCACAGATTCTCGTCGATCAGCAGCGCATCGGTCGCCTCGCCGAGCCCTTCCTTCATGATGAAGCTCGCGGTGTCCGAATAGAGGTCGACCGCGCTCGAATAGCTCGCCTTGCGCGATTCGATGAAGCTGTTCATCTGCGCACGCTCGGCGACCGCCGCTTCGGTCGCCTCGCGCACCTGCGGCCGCGCCGCGAGCATCTTGCGAAAGCTTTCGCCGGTGAGCTTGATCAGCTCGGCGCCGACCGCGGCCTTGACCGTGGCATTGCGCGGCGCACCGCTCAGCACGCCCATTTCGCCGAAGAAGCTGCCTGCCGGGAGATAACGGAGGAAGATCGGCTTGCCGCCGATATCCTTCTCGACCACCATCGATCCCGAGCGGATGACATAGACATCGTCGCCCTGCTCCCCCTCGGTCAGCACGACCTTGCCCGCGGGCACGCGCTCGACCTCGGCGGTGTCGACGACGGGACCCAGGTCCTCCACCGTCAGTCCGCCCTTGAAGATCTGGAGCAATTGCCGTTCGAGCGAGATGCGGTTGATCGCACGTTTCGCGCCCGGCACCGATGCCATCAGCTTCAATGCCGCGGTGCGCGACACCTCGACGAAGATGCTGTCCGCCCCCGCGCGGATCGTCGCGCCGCGCTTGCGCCCCGAAATCAGCCCGACCTCGCCGAAGATAGATCCCTGCTCGATCGGCACGGTGACGCCGGGTCCGACCTCGACCTCGGCAAAGCCGTCGGCGATGGCGAAGAGCGACGATCCCGGCTCGCCCTTCTCGAAGACGACATCGCCCTTGCGATAAAAGGCGACCTTCGAATCGAGCATGAATTCGCGCATTTGCAGCGGCGACACGTCGGCAAAGATGCTGACGCGCGCGCGCAGATATTCGAGCCACTCGCTCACCGATTTCTGCTGCGGCAGTCCGGCGAAGATCGCCGCGAGATCCTTTTCGTCCGCCGGGGTCAGGCCGCTATTGCCATTGATGAACTCGACGACGTCATAGCCCTGGTTCATGCAATGCTTGATCAGCGGATAACCCGCGAGCGCGCCGATCACGAAGATGCCCGGAACGGTCGATTCGAACGTCGGCGACAGCTTGGGAAAGGCCTCGCGGTCGGGTCCGGTGAACTCGATCCCCATCGATTCGACGAAAGCGCGCGGCGCGACCGATCCCAGCCGCGCGACGATGACGTCGCACGGAATCCGCTCCTCGCCGTCGGGCGTCTCGAGCGTCAGCCAGCCGGGCTCGACCTTCTTCGGCTGCGTCTCGGTGCGGATGCTCATCAACCCGTTTTCACCCGCCTCCATCATGTCGGAGACATTCTTCGCCTTGGCGCGCGCGAAATCCTTCGAGCGGTTGAGGATAGTGACCGTATTTTCGAGCGCCTCCTCGGCGACGCCGAGCGCATTTTCGATCCCCGCGTCGCCCGAACCGACGACGGTGATATGCCTGTCCTTGAAATCCTCGGGATCGTCGACCTGATAGATGATGTGCGGCAGGTCATATCCGTCGCAGCGCAGGCGGTTCGGATTGCCCTGCGTGCCGATCGCCAGCACGATATTCTCGGCCTGATAGACGTCGCCCTTGGCCGTCTTGATCGCGAACGCGCCCTGCTGCCCCGTCACCTCGACGACATCGGCGTGATACGCGACCTCGACCTTGTTGTTGACCGCATCCTCGTCCCAGTTGCCGAGGATATATTCGCGCGCGCCCTCGGCGAAACGGCAGTCGGAGCGGAGGTCGAGCCGCTCGGGCGTTGCGAGCACGCGCTTGCCCTTCTGATATTTGAAGATGGTGTCGGAAAGATGGTCGGTCTTTTCGAGCAGAATGTGGCTCATGCCGAGCTGCCCCGCGCGCGCCGCCGCGCTGAGGCCCGCCGGCCCCGAGCCGATGATCGCAACTTTGACGACCCCGCTCACGCCGGCGCACTCGCGCGGCCGAAGCGATCATCCACGATCAAGATGCTGGTGAACGCACGCACGGGCACCCCATTCCCCTCAATCGCTTCCCCAAGCGACCACAACTACGGATGCGACCCGGACTTATGTCCTGGGTGCAAGGCTATGCCCTTGAAAGCGGGAAAAGGTCAACCGATGAGGCGGAGATTTCCGTTGCTGCGACACGTTCGCAATTTCTAGGCGCGGAGCGCGTTCGCCCCTTACCCATCCCTTACCGTGCCGGTCGCACCTGATTGTCGACGCCGCTCACCGTCAGCTTCGGCTTGCCCGTTCCGGCGACCCGCCAGGTCACGACATTGTCGACGCCCGACACGCTGAGGGGCGCACCGGGGCGCAGGATGATACCGATCCGATTACCGACGCCGGTGACAGTCAGGCTGGGGCAATCGCCGATGAAGTCGATGTGATTGTCCGATCCCGACACTTCGGCGGGCCGCCCTTCGCAATCGATGCGGTGCGCCTGATCGACGCCGCTGATTGCCGCGCCGTCACGGGTTCCGGCGCCGCGGTTCGGTTGCGCGGCGAGCGGCGCGGCGGCGAAAGCGAGGTGGGCGGCAAGGACGGGAAGCAGATATTTCGCGGCGGCATGATGGCGGAACAAGCTCGTCTCCTCTGTTCCCCGCCTCGAAATCCCCTTGGGGTTCAATGACCTGTGACAGCCGCCGCGTCAACCGGCCGGTGGCGGTCAGGCGAGCTCGAACATTGCGGCGATGCGATCGGACTGCGTCTCCTCGAGGCGCGACCAGCCGTCAGGGCCGAGCTTTTCGAGCGGGCGGAAGCGCGCCTTGTACGCCATCCGCGCCGACCCTTCGATCCAGTAACCGAGGTAGACATAGGGCAGCCCGGCGCGCGCCGCGCGCTGGACATGATCGGCGATGATATAGGTGCCGAGCCCCTCGCGCAGCGGATGGTGCGCGTCGAAGAAGCTGTAGATCATCGAAAGCCCGTCGCCTTGCCGGTCGGTCAGGCAGCAACCGACGAGGCGGCCCTTGCCGCCATCCACCGCCGGCTCGCGATATTCGATCATATAGGAATCGACCGGGGTCTGCTCGACCATGTCGGCAAAATCCTGCTCGTCCATGTCGGCCATGCCGCCGTCGGGATGGCGCGAAGCGAGATAGGCGCGGAGCAGCGCATATTGTTCCTCGGTCGCCCACGGCTTGCAGGCGGTGGCGACCAGATCGCCGTTGCGGCGCAGGTTGCGCTTCTGCGAACTGCTCGGCGCGAATTCGGCAGCGCAGACGCGCACCGACACGCACGCCGAACAATCGGCGCAGCTCGGGCGATAGGCGACCGACTGGCTGCGGCGGAACCCGATGCGGCCGAGCGCGTCGTTGAGCTCGTTCGCATTGTTGCCGCTGAGCTCGGTGAACACCTTGCGCTCGGTCTTGCCCGCCAGATAGGGGCACGGCGCCGGGCTGGTGACGAAAAAGCGCGGAAAACGGAACGGTGCGGACACGCGAGAAAGACCTCCGGACTGGCGATGCGGAGCCCCCCGACGCGGGTCCGACGCGCTGTTTGCACCAACTATGCCGCGCGGCGTCAATGGTGCAAAGGCCATTTACCATTTTAGTCCGTCCCGTTCTGAATCAGGCAGAAAATTTTCTGAATCGTCCGGTAACTTTTGTGCCGATTTGAATCAGGGATAACCGTCGCCCCCGCGCAGGCGGGGGCCGCTGGAGGTTTACGAAGCCACGAAGGACAACGGCCACCGCGGCCCCCGACTTCGCGGGGGCGACGGATTATTGTCGATGGCCGCGAGTTCGCGTTTCGGTCAGCTATACCCGCGCAATTCGTCGCCGGTCAGCGTCGCGACATGGAGCACGTTGGTCGACCCCGGCGTGCCGAACGGAACCCCCGCCATCATCACGAGCTTCGCGCCCGCCTTGCCGATCCCGTGGCGCAGCGCCATGCGCTTGCCCTTGGCGATCATCTCCTCGAAGCTGCCGATATCCTTCGTCGGCACCGCATGGGCGCCCCACAGCAACCCCATGCGCCGCGCCGCTTCCTTCTTCGGCGTCAGCACCAGCAGCGGCGCGCCCGGCCGCTCGCGCGCGACGCGGCGCGCGGTCGATCCCGATGCGGTGAAACAGATGATCGCGTCGGCGGCGATCGTCGTGATGATGCTCCCCGCCGCCTCGGCGAGCGCATCGGCGGTCGTCGCGTCGGGCGCGGTCTCGGTGAAATGGAGGCGGCGGAAATAGTCGGGATCGCTTTCGACCGAACGCGCGATCGAATCCATCATGGTGACGGCCTCGACCGGCCAGGCGCCCGCCGCGGTCTCGGCCGAGAGCATGATCGCGTCTGCCCCGTCATAGACGGCGGTCGCGACGTCGGACACCTCGGCGCGCGTCGGCGAGGGCGAGACGATCATCGATTCGAGCATCTGCGTCGCGACGACGACCGGCTTGCCCATCCGCCGCGCGGTCGCGACGATACGCTTCTGGAGCGGCGGCACCGCCTCGGGGGGCAATTCGACCCCGAGGTCGCCGCGCGCGACCATCGCCGCGTCGGCGAGTTCGAGGATTTCCTCGATCCGCTGCACGCCCGAAGGCTTCTCGAACTTGACGAGCAGCGCCGCCTTGCCGCCGATCAGGCGGCGCGCCTCGGCGACGTCCTCGGGCCGCTGCACGAACGACAGCGCGATCCAGTCGACATGCTGTTCGAGCGCGAAAGCGAGGTCCTTGCGGTCCTTTTCGGTCAGCGCCGCGAGCGGGACGACGACGTCGGGGACGTTGACGCCCTTGCGGTCCGAAATCCGGCCGCCGACCTCGACGATCGTCTCGATGCGCTC from uncultured Sphingopyxis sp. carries:
- a CDS encoding cytochrome c3 family protein; this encodes MSFILRRIATTKTGKQIVRDQALPGDTITLGRDAGNIIHVADLAVNPHHATISSSDGRHVRVAALEGLGFDFNGRSVDAADIDSAAGAELRFGGHRLTIAREDDKIILLVERIDELSQSSKDVDEAKAFSLAGTMPGKRIAAWAFGLLMLLAFLIGPIWAWYSYKNVNERPDGYHADSAWLSGPLSSAHASLKNDCQSCHVEPFVAVTDKACVGCHTGEHKAMSAAHANAPTAMLLAARHPPGVGERILAGFAKTFNKPQGRCVDCHTEHEGAGPMAATPQKFCADCHDGMSARLKTAGHPTTLADASDFGTSHPEFRPLVRPATGGKLVRTTLTKGVVDYNGLKFPHDMHLQATGGVARMAASFRGRFDFGKKLECANCHRVEADGVRVKPVEMERDCAMCHSLAFETVGGVTRTLRHGDPDQVAADLTAYYRSAPPARPLQLGGMQRRRPGAYAEGQVYNIYFNEVAVRPSRAEDAVRAVFSKGGACYDCHTIFAPQAGNGWRVAAVDQTPRYLQKGWFDHDAHKETACADCHVAAPASKASTDLLVPGVRQCRDCHVGENGARLVKVETATESPCAMCHEYHSDGGKPWMPQRRAKKNVTAITNKPLRATYGVSLITGTGGRGLYEVTWRTPALHGARRGG
- the cysS gene encoding cysteine--tRNA ligase; translation: MTDAPASPLKLFNSLTRSLETFEPVHPGVPGDPAQPPEARVYSCGPTVYNYPHIGNMRAYVFADTLGRTLTYKGYKLTHVINITDVGHLTDDADAGEDKLEKAAAERAQSIWDIARHYTEAYWADIEALNIRQPAHWSIATDYVPQMIEFAKAIADKHCYELDGGLYFDTTTVADYGRLARHGTDEGESRIDPVDGKRHPADFAIWRRTPPGEKRQMEWDSPWGRGAPGWHLECSVMSEALLGFPFDIHTGGIDHREIHHPNEIAQNQAHSCSDASGARLWMHNNFLVDRSGKMSKSSGEFLRVQLLIDKGYHPLAYRLMCLQAHYRSELEFSWEGLGAALTRLKRLVMAAAPVRDAEPAEPADRRLAELLARFDTAMSDDLNTPVALTLLEEAAAMKKIDGGQKRATLAAMDAVLGLDLLTIDRADLRVRPKAATIAEDEIEAILARRKEARAAKDFAASDALRDELGAAGVEVMDGDPLGWEWRLDN
- a CDS encoding metallophosphoesterase — its product is MLIAQITDIHIGFDPGNPAEYNRERLDRVLGMLIDGPNRPDLLLATGDITDRGDGESYRRLADIFARCPFPVWPSVGNHDLRDNFHAHFPGFDDGNGFVQYTVELPELRLVTVDTLEEGRHGGAFCDRRAAWLDAELAKDRVKPTYIVMHHPPVESGIEWMNTHPDEPWVETFSSVVRRHPQVRGLICGHLHRSVTVAWEGRTIAICSSTAPQVSLDLRPIDADRPDERPMIVAEDPAYALHRWNGRELVSFYDNAGVRATLARYDEELQPLVRALKAERPG
- a CDS encoding D-2-hydroxyacid dehydrogenase — its product is MSKTVTVLSGLIRPLVENRLPGWVEPRFFASKEEAMELAPQAEIGWFDMYDKKDMAAVITTATQLKWLNSIYAGVDGMPLDLLAERGTVVTNGAGINAITIAEYVVMGMLTIAKGYRDVVRAQERREWLLDSPGKVELFGSKALLLGYGAIGKLIEERLKAFAVDVTVVRRSPGANTLTPGQWRAKLGDFDWVILAVPATPETDGMIGAAELAAMKPTATLINIARGSVVDQDALVAALDAQRIASAFLDVTTPEPLPADDPLWSLDNAHITMHLSGRAQDKMFVRSAQRFLENLDRWKKGEPVEPRVDLTLGY